The Ziziphus jujuba cultivar Dongzao chromosome 5, ASM3175591v1 genome segment CATGCAACTATGATGTGGCATTCAAACAGACACCAAAACCAGCTACAAATGATGCTTTACTCAAGTTAGATGCATAGACTGTAGTCACACCAATAATTCCTGAGTCAGGAAATCAATGGTTGATTGGTATGTTCTAGTCAATCATTATTTAATTCCATGAAAGAAATCAAAAACAGGTTACAGGTGAAGCGTTTTAGAAAGACAAAAGAAACTTACTTAGCAAATGATATATATCATGCAGCCATGGTAACAGAAAAACTTACCACAACAATAGAAACAAGAGAAAAAAGGTCATACCCTTTGCTGCATTTGAGAATGACTCGCTTCTCCAACCTGAGGGCTGTACTTGCGCTTCTCATTCAGAACAGGCATACCATAGGTGGCTAATCTACTACTAAGTTCACCATGCAATTCTTTACCAAGAAAAGGATAAGAAGTGGATTTAGAAGGAACTCTTGAATTAGCAACATAGGTTGTTTCTACATCATTCCGCATGACCTCATCCACTTTTGAAGTACCCTCATGCCAAGGTAACAAGTTAAGTAGGCCATCTTCAACCTGAGGAATATATCTTCTGTCATATCTTTGTTCTACCAAATAACTTCCAAGAGAATGATGCAGTCCTTTTCCAGTAGATGTATCTTCAACTGGCTGAAAAGAAACAGGTAAAGGCCCAGTTTGGATAACTTCTACATCTTTTCTTGTAGTTGGAccttcatcaatgatcctaggTGCTTTTCCATCATCAACCTGTAGCATCTTGCTTTTCTTCTTGCAAAGACTAGATTTCCTGTCCTTTCTTACAGCAGGCAAAATAATTTGATCCATTCCTTTGGCTGCGTATGCATCTTGCATTAGTCTGGGAGGAATACCATTATCAACAATAACCTTACTTGAAATTCCAATTTTGTCTTGGATTTGCTTAGGCAAACTTTCTTCAGTTTGAGCCAAGGGCAAACATGCATCAGTGACTtgggttttcttattttttttcttaccatTAATAGGACTTCTATCAATACTATACTTATTCCAATAGTTTGCCATATCAGTCTGCAGACGTATTCCACCAAATCCATCCTTCTCTATTTCTGAATCTGCATTTCCAGTAGCAGTTTCTACATCTCCATTGGTGtccttaacttttttatttacatgatTTGGAAAGCTCATCTGTGGGGATCTCCATTCTCCATCATAAGGCAACTTCCTTTTCTTATTCTCATCCAAACCCCCTGTCAGATTTTCTTGGAGAGACACCTGACCTTGAGGAATAGAAACCATTTCTACCATTGGAGATGCACTATTAATTTCATTGGATGGAGAATCTTCGGTGCTGATGTGACCAGTCTTTCCATCTCCATTATCAAATAACAACTCAGTCAGCAGACGCACCTTTCGATTTTTCCTACGGTGGGACCCACCTGACTTATCCTGATGATGATCCTGAAGGTTATTTTCATCTAAAATCTCAAAACTCTCAGATGATGCATAATCACAGTCATTTAATACCAAGTCGCCGTTTGTCTGCTCCTTAACAGCATTGCTTGCCTCATCATTTAGAACTTTTGTCTGCTCCTTAACAGCATTACCTGCCTCATCATTTAGTCTGGGTGACATTGAAGTTCCAGAAGCTATCACTAACTCCTGTTGTTCATCCATAGAAGCATGTTTTTCTCTCTGACAAATTTTGGGGGGATTTCTAGCCTTGCACTTGTGGTTTCCAATCGGAAACTCAAAATCAGTACCTTCATGACTTTCACAGCTTTGCTTTATAAATTCGACAAATCTATTGGATTCCAGTTTTAGAGCTTCTGTACCTAAAATCATTGACAATTTGATAATGACAAATGATAGCAAGTAACTTGTTAAGTGTCTTTATATAATTGCCAAGCATAGAAGATCTACCTGTGTCACATTTATGTTTCTCCTGCATCTTGTTTGAATCAAATTCGTTCACAACAACAGTTAATCTGGGAATTTCATGACTCATATCATCTTTTAAGCCAGTCTCACGTCCTGGattaaacacaaaataaatcaaacagcTATAATATATTGGAAATAGGATATCTAGAAAAACTGAGCTTGACATGAAGCATATATACCTAAGAAAGTCGTGGTGGCAACTTCaactttctcttctttcttgtCACTACATGATGAAGGATGAAGCATACTGCTACTAACATTAGTAGATATATGAGCATCAACTATTCTTCCCTCAACAATGCCTGACTTTGGAGCTTGCTGAATATCTGGCAGAAGTATTGCAGTATCAGCCGAGGATGGCATCTGAGAGCAAGTGAATTTAGATCCCGCATTACAAGAATTAAAGCCTGGATGATGATTTTTTACAACACTCCCAGAACCAATTTCCTGTGTGCAATTATGGCAACGCCACCATTTGAATTTTGGAACGTTTAGATGAGGAAGCATAGATTTTGTTTCCTCAAAACTATTCTGTTCACTTTCTGAGGCAAATGGCCAACACATCTTCCAGTCTTTTTTGCGGATTTCAGATACAAACCCGCTgcatttaccccaaaaaaaaaaaaaaaaaaaaaaaagggtagataattttaatcaacaaaattttcacaagtAATCCATAAGTCAGCCATTTACAATGTACAACAAATGAATGAGGTAAATATGAAACATAAAAGTTTCCATACGTTTGATCTTGTTacacatttttttcaatttatcataTAATCTGTATTCTTTTGTAGATGATTTTCCCCAAAGTAAAAAGACAGTTATCTAGTATTTGAGCTCTTGACGAAAGCTGTTGTTATCACCAGTTGATCCGATTCAAGCTATGAATGCTGGATTTCAGTGAATAGTATAAAAACAATGGCTTTTTTAACCAAATACAATAT includes the following:
- the LOC107408042 gene encoding protein EMBRYONIC FLOWER 1 produces the protein MEKATVMEETHQKINSNNASMAVGSYVKIDSISIDLDNVNDKRDAGKCEHFSMRGFVSEIRKKDWKMCWPFASESEQNSFEETKSMLPHLNVPKFKWWRCHNCTQEIGSGSVVKNHHPGFNSCNAGSKFTCSQMPSSADTAILLPDIQQAPKSGIVEGRIVDAHISTNVSSSMLHPSSCSDKKEEKVEVATTTFLGRETGLKDDMSHEIPRLTVVVNEFDSNKMQEKHKCDTGTEALKLESNRFVEFIKQSCESHEGTDFEFPIGNHKCKARNPPKICQREKHASMDEQQELVIASGTSMSPRLNDEAGNAVKEQTKVLNDEASNAVKEQTNGDLVLNDCDYASSESFEILDENNLQDHHQDKSGGSHRRKNRKVRLLTELLFDNGDGKTGHISTEDSPSNEINSASPMVEMVSIPQGQVSLQENLTGGLDENKKRKLPYDGEWRSPQMSFPNHVNKKVKDTNGDVETATGNADSEIEKDGFGGIRLQTDMANYWNKYSIDRSPINGKKKNKKTQVTDACLPLAQTEESLPKQIQDKIGISSKVIVDNGIPPRLMQDAYAAKGMDQIILPAVRKDRKSSLCKKKSKMLQVDDGKAPRIIDEGPTTRKDVEVIQTGPLPVSFQPVEDTSTGKGLHHSLGSYLVEQRYDRRYIPQVEDGLLNLLPWHEGTSKVDEVMRNDVETTYVANSRVPSKSTSYPFLGKELHGELSSRLATYGMPVLNEKRKYSPQVGEASHSQMQQREICGASNGQKSVRVKEHSAVCRQHGDQITDKVSEPGALDDIPMEIVELMAKNQYERCLDNAENSRHLVEMTNEARNGQIIDYSKVYGFEKFRILEETSQKRKPHAKIGKNGITMRKNVGPTKKKSVDYFSHIDGNHFNMSHLGHTHGPTGISTFSQSQKKSPGRVQFPATGSSRCSCAQNCKWNGDMGHGFSHTGMQMGACNTCQTISQSSEEAARLWSSMMPNHMPLAYSIPQKAAAQPTSVDMLSHCSSSLHKGNVNRDPDLKFLNLNSTSLEKHTQKIGSENLGRRNAEYPLANKHNGIGLHQNLVGSLDLYSNETIPAMHLLSLMDARMQSGAAFNMGGNSKLLERPCPRDQTSKEYSRLENSVYKASNSMKHLSSEYYGKTHRPAKSHDCFLVNPAVGPSTSSFQHDKGLERTTDFTGQVSLSSQKKEKVHSCSTTQSRGRKPQKSVLAHGGSGKNHGAISVHNICRGLLDSSGSLVFPLQCHTTENSTQKLETRQSNGTFWPPKSSLESTHCSINRNPADFSMPEVGNEYMIKGEDLRFGKLIPFEMRPSLINLEQHKLRRNFKHATEKEHVRRRIS